In Halobaculum magnesiiphilum, the following proteins share a genomic window:
- a CDS encoding NADPH-dependent FMN reductase has product MSETPTVVAVNGSRRDGSYGRATLRYALDAAVEAGAEPDFIDLGDPELDVPLYHPDIDAADAGDVPDLLARMRRADGVLLCTPVYHDSYSSAFRSFHDWCSFDEYEDTVVGLFAVAGGGSYGGTLEHMRATIRGVHGWVAPLQVGIRNARNRFEPWDEGDRPPEGAIGADARYEFVDDALRERTMKLGRRIAHYAGHKDEFLDVPE; this is encoded by the coding sequence ATGTCGGAGACGCCGACCGTCGTCGCCGTGAACGGCTCGCGGCGCGACGGAAGCTACGGCCGGGCGACGCTGCGGTACGCCCTCGACGCCGCCGTCGAGGCCGGCGCCGAGCCGGACTTCATCGATCTGGGTGATCCCGAACTCGACGTGCCGCTGTATCACCCGGACATCGACGCCGCCGACGCCGGCGACGTGCCGGACCTGCTCGCGCGCATGCGCCGCGCCGACGGCGTGCTCCTGTGCACGCCGGTGTACCACGACTCGTACTCGTCGGCGTTCCGGAGCTTCCACGACTGGTGCAGCTTCGACGAGTACGAGGACACCGTCGTCGGGCTGTTCGCCGTCGCCGGCGGCGGCTCCTACGGCGGGACGCTCGAACACATGCGCGCGACGATCCGCGGCGTCCACGGCTGGGTCGCCCCGCTTCAGGTCGGGATCCGCAACGCGCGCAATCGCTTCGAGCCGTGGGACGAGGGCGACCGGCCGCCCGAGGGCGCGATCGGCGCGGACGCGCGCTACGAGTTCGTCGACGACGCGTTGCGCGAGCGCACGATGAAACTCGGCCGTCGGATCGCCCACTACGCCGGCCACAAGGACGAGTTCCTTGACGTTCCGGAGTAA
- a CDS encoding GIY-YIG nuclease family protein, with protein MYVLECADGSLYTGYTTDVVRRVAEHDAGDGAKYTRGRAPVELVHVEAFDSKSAAMSREYAIKQRSRREKERLIG; from the coding sequence GTGTACGTGCTGGAGTGTGCCGACGGGTCGTTATACACGGGCTACACGACCGACGTGGTCCGCCGCGTCGCCGAGCACGACGCCGGCGACGGCGCGAAGTACACCCGCGGACGGGCGCCCGTCGAGTTGGTCCACGTCGAGGCGTTCGACTCGAAGTCGGCGGCGATGAGCCGGGAGTACGCGATCAAACAGCGGTCGCGACGGGAGAAGGAGCGGCTGATCGGGTAG
- a CDS encoding DUF7563 family protein produces MPRCDHCGSHVSDRFARVFSDERGNLNACPSCSANAGIAEAARDRTRADD; encoded by the coding sequence ATGCCACGCTGCGACCACTGCGGGTCGCACGTATCCGACCGCTTCGCCCGCGTGTTCAGCGACGAACGCGGGAACCTGAACGCGTGCCCGTCCTGCTCTGCGAACGCGGGCATCGCCGAAGCGGCACGGGATCGGACCCGCGCAGACGACTGA
- the larB gene encoding nickel pincer cofactor biosynthesis protein LarB encodes MRETLEAVAAGDLTPAQAEARLRGYATTEAGRFDAAREHRRGIPEGILAEGKTPAEVAAMADAAVDSTGRALVTRADDETAEQVRAYMDQEHPEATVERDARARTVVVHADNYEPPAVDADVVVVSGGTADAPAAREAAVVAGEAGPRVETIEDVGVANLTRVLDELDALRGADVVVAVAGREAALPPVVAGLVGAPVIGLPTSTGYGVGGDGKAALLGLLQSCTVLSVVNVDAGFVAGTQAGLIAIGVDGSRDEGDD; translated from the coding sequence ATGCGCGAAACGCTGGAGGCGGTCGCCGCCGGCGACCTGACGCCCGCACAGGCGGAGGCGCGGTTGCGCGGCTACGCGACCACGGAGGCCGGACGGTTCGACGCCGCCCGGGAGCATCGCCGCGGGATCCCCGAGGGGATCCTCGCGGAGGGGAAGACGCCCGCGGAGGTGGCGGCGATGGCCGACGCCGCCGTCGACTCGACCGGGCGGGCGCTCGTCACGCGCGCCGATGACGAGACGGCCGAGCAGGTGCGGGCCTACATGGACCAGGAGCATCCCGAGGCGACCGTCGAGCGCGACGCGCGCGCGAGAACCGTCGTCGTCCACGCCGACAACTACGAGCCGCCGGCCGTCGACGCCGACGTGGTCGTCGTCTCCGGCGGCACCGCTGACGCGCCCGCGGCCCGGGAGGCGGCCGTCGTCGCCGGCGAGGCCGGCCCGCGCGTCGAGACGATCGAGGACGTGGGCGTCGCCAACCTCACGCGCGTGCTCGACGAGCTGGACGCCCTTCGCGGGGCGGACGTCGTCGTCGCGGTCGCGGGGCGGGAGGCCGCCCTGCCGCCCGTCGTCGCCGGCCTGGTCGGCGCGCCCGTGATCGGCCTCCCCACGTCGACTGGGTACGGCGTCGGCGGCGACGGGAAGGCGGCGCTGCTCGGCCTGCTCCAGTCGTGTACCGTCCTCTCGGTGGTGAACGTCGACGCCGGCTTCGTCGCCGGGACGCAGGCCGGACTGATCGCGATCGGCGTCGACGGCTCCCGCGATGAAGGGGACGACTGA
- a CDS encoding DUF1931 domain-containing protein, whose translation MADLIVKAAVKEYLEEKNVASDFYDALDGEVEELLEDAARRAEENDRKTVQPRDL comes from the coding sequence ATGGCAGACCTCATCGTCAAGGCAGCCGTCAAGGAGTACCTCGAGGAGAAGAACGTCGCGTCCGATTTCTACGACGCACTCGACGGGGAAGTCGAGGAGCTGCTCGAGGACGCCGCCCGCCGCGCCGAGGAGAACGATCGGAAGACGGTCCAGCCGCGCGACCTGTAA
- the rpiA gene encoding ribose-5-phosphate isomerase RpiA → MKNTAGTEAAKRAAGEAAAAEATDGDVVGLGTGSTAAHAIRDLGERVAEGLDIEGVATSYQSRALAREVGIPLLSLSDVARVDLAIDGADQVALDENALVKGGGAAHAREKVVASAADEFLVVADDSKLADRLEHPVPVEVLPDALARVERAVRDAGGDPTLRDAERKDGPVITDNGNLVLDCDFGTVSEPASLARELSGVAGVVEHGLFVGMADAVFVGDDDGDVRRTEP, encoded by the coding sequence ATGAAGAACACCGCGGGGACGGAGGCGGCGAAGCGGGCGGCCGGCGAGGCGGCCGCCGCCGAGGCGACCGACGGCGACGTGGTCGGGCTCGGCACCGGCTCGACGGCGGCGCACGCGATCCGCGACCTCGGCGAGCGCGTCGCCGAGGGGCTCGACATCGAGGGCGTCGCCACCTCCTACCAGTCGCGGGCGCTCGCGAGGGAGGTCGGGATCCCCCTGTTGTCGCTGTCGGACGTGGCCCGCGTCGACCTCGCGATCGACGGCGCCGACCAGGTCGCCCTCGACGAGAACGCGCTCGTGAAGGGCGGCGGCGCCGCACACGCCCGCGAGAAGGTGGTCGCGTCGGCGGCCGACGAGTTCCTCGTCGTCGCCGACGACTCGAAGCTCGCGGATCGGCTCGAACACCCGGTCCCCGTCGAGGTGCTCCCCGACGCGCTCGCCCGCGTCGAGCGTGCGGTGCGCGACGCCGGCGGCGACCCGACGCTTCGGGACGCCGAGCGCAAGGACGGGCCCGTGATCACCGACAACGGGAACCTCGTGCTCGATTGCGACTTCGGCACCGTCTCGGAGCCGGCGTCGCTGGCGCGGGAACTGTCGGGCGTTGCTGGCGTCGTCGAGCACGGCCTGTTCGTCGGGATGGCCGACGCGGTGTTCGTCGGCGACGACGACGGCGACGTGCGGCGGACGGAGCCGTAG
- a CDS encoding ferredoxin, translating to MHVEFDRDTCVGMYQCVAEWDAFEKDMDAGKATLVGGEETDEDTFSLEVPDGDELDAKFAARTCPVDAIRLYDDDGEQLI from the coding sequence ATGCACGTCGAGTTCGACCGTGACACCTGCGTCGGGATGTACCAGTGCGTGGCCGAGTGGGACGCCTTCGAGAAGGACATGGACGCCGGGAAGGCGACGCTCGTCGGCGGCGAGGAGACCGACGAGGACACCTTCTCGCTGGAGGTGCCCGACGGCGACGAGCTGGACGCGAAGTTCGCCGCCCGCACCTGCCCGGTCGACGCCATCCGCCTGTACGACGACGACGGCGAACAGCTGATCTGA